Below is a genomic region from Candidatus Neomarinimicrobiota bacterium.
AGACTATTTGGGAGAAATACGAAAACCTCAAATACGGGAAGATTAAGCCGAAAAACTAATGTCTTTCTATCGCCCAAAATTCATTAATAAATGGCGAGATATAAAAAGAGAAGGGGGCTATAAACTCCTCATGAAGAAGAGGGGCTTTCAAGTGATCGTTGCCTTTTTCCTTTTTTATCTCATTCGCGATTCAATCCTCTACATTATTATCCCTTATTTAGGATATACATCCCTAAAAGGCTGCTTCTAAATAATCCCCTTTTTTGCAGGGATTTTCCTGTATCTACCATCTATTTTAATTCCTTGACCTGAGATACCATAGGTGACCAAATTCTACAAGCTATGAATTAATAGTTGGTATGTATAATATGGAATTAATAATAAAATGAAATGCTGTTTAATTAATAATTTAGCATATGGGTTTTAATGCCCGCTAAAGTTCTAAGCAGTGCAATTCTTGGAATTGACGCCTATGTGGTGGATGTAGAGGCCAGTCTATCTGGGGCCAAGCTACCGCGCTTTATTACGGTGGGATTGCCAGAAGGGGCGGTGAAAGAAAGTAAAGAACGGGTCACCGCCGCCATTAAAAACTCAGGATTTAAATTCCCTCGAAAACATGTGACAATAAACCTGGCCCCGGCGGATATTCGCAAAGAAGGCTCCGCATTCGATTTGCCCATCGCCATCGGAATCCTCGCTGCCATGGGTTATGTCCAAAAAGAATATTTAGATAAACTCATGATGTTGGGCGAACTAGCATTGGACGGAACACTCCGCCCGGTTAAAGGCGCATTGCCCATTGCCATTTGCGCTCGAGATAAGGGCATTAAAGGTGTTATCCTTCCAGAAGAAAATTCCCGTGAAGCAGGCATTGTGGATGAAGTGAAAGTTGTGGGCGCAAAATCGCTCATGGAAGTGGTGCAAATCCTTAATGACGAAATTGAAAAAGAACCGATTGTTGTGGATCGCCAAGAATTATTTCGCTCCAATCTCCATTATCAATTGGACTTTACTGATGTAAAAGGACAGGAGCATGTGAAGCGTGCGCTAGAAGTAGCCGCCGCCGGTGGTCATAATCTCATTATGATCGGTCCACCGGGGAGTGGTAAAACCATGTTATCAAAACGGATTCCTACCATTCTTCCAGACCTCACTTTAGAGGAGGCATTGCAAACGACTAAAATTCATTCTGTGGCAGGCGTTATGTCTCAAGGAGAGGGAATCATTGCAACAAGGCCGTTTCGGTCTCCACACCACACCATTTCTGATGCTGGGCTTATTGGCGGTGGCGCCATTCCACGGCCGGGAGAAGTGAGTTTGTCTCACAATGGTGTTCTATTCTTGGACGAATTACCGGAATTTAAAAAGAATGTATTGGAGGTTATGCGTCAGCCATTGGAGGATGGCATGGTCACTATTGCCCGCGCCGCAGTGAGTTTGAGTTATCCTTCGCGATTTATGCTAGTGGCGGCCATGAATCCATGTCCCTGCGGCTATGCCACGGATGCTCACAATGAATGCAGTTGCACATCGCAGATGATTCAAAAATACATGAGCCGAATTTCAGGACCGTTGCTAGATAGAATTGATATTCACGTAGAAGTGCCGGCGGTGCCATTTACGGAGTTGGCCGATCGCGATCCTGGGGAGCCATCCAAAGCTGTGAAAAAGCGGGTGCAAGGGGCGAAGGAAGTACAGTTGAATCGCTATAAGGGTGCGCCAATATATGCCAATTCACAGATGGAATCGAATGATCTGAAAAAATATTGTCAATTATCAAAAGAGGCGGGCGAATTATTAAAAGCAGCTATGGATAAACTGGGTCTATCCGCCCGTGCATATGATCGAATATTGAAGGTATCAAGAACGATTGCCGATTTGGATCATGCGAAAGATATAGATACCACCCACCTGAGCGAAGCAATTCAATACCGGAGTTTAGATCGGCAATTGTGGTTGGGGTGATTAATAATTATTAATTAATAATTATTAATTTATAATTAACTTCTCAACTGGTAAGTACTCAAACCAATGACCACGACGGACTATAAATCACTTCCTCAAGCCAAAGCACTTTTGGATCATCTTCATTC
It encodes:
- a CDS encoding YifB family Mg chelatase-like AAA ATPase — its product is MPAKVLSSAILGIDAYVVDVEASLSGAKLPRFITVGLPEGAVKESKERVTAAIKNSGFKFPRKHVTINLAPADIRKEGSAFDLPIAIGILAAMGYVQKEYLDKLMMLGELALDGTLRPVKGALPIAICARDKGIKGVILPEENSREAGIVDEVKVVGAKSLMEVVQILNDEIEKEPIVVDRQELFRSNLHYQLDFTDVKGQEHVKRALEVAAAGGHNLIMIGPPGSGKTMLSKRIPTILPDLTLEEALQTTKIHSVAGVMSQGEGIIATRPFRSPHHTISDAGLIGGGAIPRPGEVSLSHNGVLFLDELPEFKKNVLEVMRQPLEDGMVTIARAAVSLSYPSRFMLVAAMNPCPCGYATDAHNECSCTSQMIQKYMSRISGPLLDRIDIHVEVPAVPFTELADRDPGEPSKAVKKRVQGAKEVQLNRYKGAPIYANSQMESNDLKKYCQLSKEAGELLKAAMDKLGLSARAYDRILKVSRTIADLDHAKDIDTTHLSEAIQYRSLDRQLWLG